A section of the Bacteroidota bacterium genome encodes:
- a CDS encoding DUF4258 domain-containing protein — MKTFDEIRSDLAEGRIELTVHSLKRIVQRNISRREIVEAASKSKIIEDYPEDKYYPSCLILGFARSGRPLHLHVSRVPGPDTRLITIYEPNPEEWVDNFSNRK, encoded by the coding sequence GTGAAGACATTCGACGAAATTCGGTCGGATCTCGCTGAGGGACGAATTGAGCTAACCGTTCACTCTCTCAAGCGAATTGTTCAAAGAAATATCTCCCGACGTGAAATCGTTGAAGCCGCATCCAAGTCAAAAATTATCGAGGACTATCCCGAAGACAAGTATTATCCGAGTTGTCTGATCCTCGGTTTTGCGCGAAGCGGTCGGCCGCTGCATTTACATGTGTCCCGTGTGCCCGGACCAGACACCAGGCTCATCACGATTTATGAACCAAACCCGGAGGAATGGGTTG